The Micromonospora krabiensis genome window below encodes:
- a CDS encoding P-loop NTPase family protein, producing the protein MTDPVPVPWAPGRAMAGPPIRTLTLSDLLRVPLHRSRLVAGAALAGLLAALGYLLLVPPAVTASAVVAVRPVVTDAFTPSGAGADRAVNMNVESGIATGTAVVQRLADAVGDDPRDVRDALEVEVPTGGQILRFLYRAPGPQRAVRSVNLAAEAYLDVRRTMYEQQRAEMLRSYDESIAKVVAQQGVVQRRVGAVRGAAGADAAVAELAGINSQLTQLNAARTEIAAVDVNPGWVTQVAERALVSAAGTRPLHLLAGLLGGLLAGVVLAYLVESVDRRVRSVADGRELTGLPLLGTVRQSRLRAGRRAVDADLRYVAMAIAERVHQPARVSLVTAREDPTPLTAGLAVALAAEGRDVFVADDSGRGELLRDTVLVDRVRLDAGADPTQRIVPKPRPAGTPAPGSGVRPLVARRPSPHPPGARPSTEADATLTLPRPRYGHGGANGRPAGVDEVAVGLGHIRIGTWRQGADHELVLYNAPPAEADERGVAVARQGTAVVVVERDRTRQGDLRRLVDRLRAAGVTPLGFVLTRSGRV; encoded by the coding sequence ATGACTGATCCTGTGCCCGTTCCCTGGGCTCCCGGCCGCGCGATGGCCGGCCCGCCGATCCGCACGCTGACGCTCAGCGACCTGCTCCGCGTGCCGCTGCACCGGTCGCGGCTGGTCGCCGGCGCCGCCCTGGCCGGTCTGCTGGCCGCGCTCGGTTACCTGCTCCTGGTGCCGCCGGCGGTCACCGCCAGCGCGGTGGTCGCCGTACGGCCGGTCGTCACCGACGCGTTCACCCCCAGCGGCGCGGGAGCGGACCGCGCGGTCAACATGAACGTGGAGAGCGGCATCGCCACCGGCACCGCCGTGGTGCAGCGGCTCGCCGACGCAGTCGGCGACGACCCGCGGGACGTCCGGGACGCCCTCGAGGTCGAGGTGCCCACCGGCGGCCAGATCCTGCGCTTCCTCTACCGGGCGCCCGGCCCGCAGCGGGCGGTCCGCAGCGTCAACCTCGCCGCCGAGGCATACCTGGACGTGCGCCGCACCATGTACGAGCAGCAGCGCGCCGAGATGCTCCGCTCCTACGACGAGAGCATCGCGAAGGTCGTCGCCCAGCAGGGCGTGGTGCAGCGGCGGGTCGGTGCGGTGCGGGGCGCCGCCGGGGCGGACGCGGCGGTGGCCGAACTGGCCGGGATCAACAGCCAGCTCACCCAGCTCAACGCCGCGCGCACCGAGATCGCCGCCGTCGACGTGAACCCCGGCTGGGTCACCCAGGTCGCCGAGCGGGCCCTGGTCTCCGCCGCCGGTACCCGACCCCTGCACCTGCTCGCCGGTCTGCTGGGCGGCCTGCTCGCCGGGGTGGTGCTCGCGTACCTCGTCGAGTCGGTGGACCGGCGGGTCCGGTCGGTCGCCGACGGCCGGGAGCTGACCGGCCTGCCGCTGCTCGGCACCGTGCGTCAGTCGCGGCTGCGCGCCGGGCGTCGGGCGGTCGACGCCGACCTGCGCTACGTGGCGATGGCGATCGCCGAGCGGGTGCACCAGCCGGCCCGGGTCTCGCTGGTCACCGCCCGGGAGGACCCGACCCCGCTGACGGCCGGCCTCGCGGTGGCCCTCGCCGCGGAGGGACGCGACGTCTTCGTGGCCGACGACAGCGGCCGCGGGGAGCTGCTGCGCGACACCGTGCTGGTCGACCGGGTCCGCCTCGACGCGGGCGCCGACCCGACCCAGCGGATCGTGCCGAAGCCCCGCCCGGCGGGGACGCCGGCCCCCGGGAGCGGGGTGCGGCCGCTGGTGGCCCGGCGGCCCTCCCCGCACCCGCCGGGCGCCCGCCCGTCGACCGAGGCGGACGCCACACTCACGCTGCCCCGTCCGCGCTACGGCCACGGCGGGGCGAACGGTCGCCCGGCCGGCGTCGACGAGGTGGCGGTGGGCCTCGGCCACATCCGCATCGGCACCTGGCGGCAGGGCGCAGACCACGAGCTGGTGCTCTACAACGCCCCGCCCGCCGAGGCGGACGAACGGGGAGTCGCCGTCGCCCGCCAGGGCACCGCCGTGGTGGTGGTGGAGCGGGACCGGACCCGGCAGGGCGACCTGCGTCGGCTGGTGGACCGCCTGCGGGCCGCCGGGGTGACCCCGCTGGGCTTCGTGCTCACCCGCAGCGGCCGGGTCTGA
- a CDS encoding acyltransferase has translation MTAGGVRGRRAVRVVFAAKRAWYRLRYRGLTLGRDVEIRGRIRLRRGVRVHIGDRTRLNKLVRFAGSGEVRVGADCLLNATWIGSWTSVTVGDRCLLSNCELLDSDFHNLPPAQRHEPPSRFTRAPIVVEENVWIGAHALVLKGVRIGRDSVVGAATVVREDVPPAVVVAGNPQQTVKKFHD, from the coding sequence GTGACCGCGGGTGGCGTACGCGGCCGCCGGGCGGTGCGGGTGGTCTTCGCGGCCAAACGTGCCTGGTACCGGCTGCGGTATCGGGGGCTGACGCTGGGCCGCGACGTCGAGATCCGCGGCCGGATCCGGCTGCGCCGCGGAGTTCGGGTGCACATCGGCGACCGCACCCGGCTCAACAAGCTGGTCCGCTTCGCCGGGTCGGGCGAGGTGCGTGTCGGGGCGGACTGCCTGCTCAACGCGACCTGGATCGGCAGTTGGACGTCGGTGACGGTCGGCGACCGCTGCCTGCTGTCCAACTGTGAACTCCTGGACAGCGACTTCCACAACCTGCCGCCGGCCCAGCGGCACGAGCCGCCGAGCCGGTTCACCCGGGCGCCGATCGTGGTCGAGGAGAACGTCTGGATCGGCGCGCACGCGCTGGTCCTCAAGGGCGTGCGGATCGGCCGGGACTCGGTGGTCGGCGCGGCGACGGTGGTCCGGGAGGACGTCCCACCCGCGGTCGTGGTCGCGGGCAATCCCCAACAGACGGTGAAGAAGTTCCATGACTGA